Proteins encoded together in one Halalkaliarchaeum sp. AArc-CO window:
- a CDS encoding permease, with product MIPTGYEAALAESADYFVYLAVRLGPLFIGASFLVGLAKEYLPPERVEATLRSHDEGTGNVAAAGFGAVTPFCSCSTVPILAGLLGAGAPLGLAFSFLLASPLVNWIAVVLLFGLFGPLITVAYVVTTLAAAIVGGVVIGRLGLTNYVKDVRITAGGREVTTTAGADAPGETVEATTDGGTPKPTADGTSRTAAGGGCGCSSGVNDTHRKRFATAGRGALRFFWSTLPYLIAGIAIGALIHGAVPTDVLHWIAGPENPLATPLAAVAGAPIYVGMSGMLPIAAALFDQGIPIGTVLAFVVGGAGISIPNLILLNRACHRIVLMAR from the coding sequence ATGATCCCGACGGGATACGAAGCCGCACTGGCCGAGTCAGCCGACTATTTCGTCTACCTGGCAGTCAGGCTCGGCCCACTGTTCATCGGTGCCTCGTTCCTGGTCGGACTCGCCAAGGAGTATCTCCCGCCCGAGCGGGTCGAGGCGACCCTCCGATCACACGACGAGGGGACGGGAAACGTCGCAGCTGCGGGGTTCGGCGCGGTCACGCCCTTCTGTTCGTGTTCGACGGTTCCGATCCTCGCGGGACTTCTCGGGGCGGGGGCTCCGCTCGGGCTGGCGTTTTCGTTCCTGCTCGCGTCGCCGTTGGTCAACTGGATCGCAGTGGTGTTGCTGTTCGGGCTGTTCGGGCCGCTCATCACAGTCGCATACGTGGTCACGACGCTGGCCGCGGCGATCGTGGGCGGTGTCGTCATCGGTCGTCTCGGTCTGACAAACTACGTCAAGGACGTCCGGATCACTGCGGGCGGGCGTGAGGTCACGACCACAGCCGGGGCGGACGCCCCAGGCGAGACAGTCGAGGCGACGACTGACGGCGGAACGCCGAAGCCAACAGCCGACGGAACGTCAAGGACGGCTGCCGGCGGCGGCTGTGGCTGCAGTTCCGGCGTGAACGACACCCACCGAAAACGGTTCGCTACAGCCGGACGCGGAGCCCTCAGGTTTTTCTGGAGCACCCTCCCGTACCTCATCGCCGGGATCGCGATCGGGGCACTGATCCACGGAGCAGTACCGACGGACGTGCTCCACTGGATCGCAGGCCCCGAGAACCCGCTTGCCACACCGCTTGCCGCAGTCGCGGGCGCGCCGATTTACGTCGGGATGAGCGGGATGCTTCCGATCGCGGCGGCGCTTTTCGATCAGGGGATTCCGATCGGAACGGTGCTCGCGTTCGTCGTCGGCGGTGCCGGGATCAGCATTCCGAACCTGATTCTCCTGAACAGAGCGTGTCATAGAATAGTTCTCATGGCTCGCTGA
- a CDS encoding metalloregulator ArsR/SmtB family transcription factor, with protein MSGNERTESVSHTLGRLGECGCGDESLLDARRTDGETTADQLSVFKALANENRIRILEALRDGELCACELEEVLDAPQSTVASHLSTLRDAGLVYTRKEGKWTHYRIADTASLQLLDLAAAMGGNDEETERDE; from the coding sequence ATGAGCGGAAACGAACGTACGGAGTCAGTTAGTCACACCCTCGGTCGCCTCGGCGAGTGTGGCTGCGGGGACGAGTCGCTACTCGACGCCAGACGTACAGACGGGGAGACAACCGCCGATCAGCTCTCGGTGTTCAAGGCGCTCGCAAACGAAAATCGGATCAGGATCCTCGAGGCGCTGCGGGACGGGGAGCTTTGCGCCTGCGAACTCGAGGAAGTTCTCGATGCGCCCCAATCGACGGTGGCGTCTCACCTCTCGACGCTTCGGGACGCGGGACTCGTCTACACCCGAAAGGAGGGCAAATGGACCCACTACCGGATTGCAGACACTGCAAGCTTGCAGCTGTTAGATCTCGCCGCCGCGATGGGCGGGAACGACGAGGAAACGGAGCGGGACGAATGA
- the thsB gene encoding thermosome subunit beta, translating into MIILGEDSQRVKDKDAQEYNISAARAVAEAVRSTLGPKGMDKMLVDSLGDVTVTNDGVTILTEMDIDNPTAEMIVEVAETQEDEAGDGTTTAVAIAGELLKNAEDLLEQDIHPTAIIRGFNLASERAREEVDAVASEVDPDDEELLQSVAETSMTGKGAELEKEVLADLVVRAVGQVTVEADDGSHVVDLENLKIETQTGRSAGESELLTGAVIDKDPVHDDMPTDFDDARILLVNEPIEVEETDVDTQVSIESPDQLQKFLDKEEQQLREKVDQIKETGANVVFCQKGIDDLAQHYLAKEGILAVRRTKKSDLKFLKNVLGTTIVTDLDSASEADVADGSVRRDEEGDLFYVEGPDSHGVTLLLRGSTDHVVDELERGIEDAIDVVATTVSDGRVLPGGGAIEVELARRLRDYADSVSGREQLAVESFADALELVPRVLAENAGLDSIDLLVDLRAAHEAGDESAGLNAFTGDVEDTFDAGVVEPAHAKEQAISSAAEAANLVLKIDDIIAAGDLSTEGEEDEAGPGAGGMGGMGGMGGMGGAM; encoded by the coding sequence ATGATAATTCTCGGAGAGGACTCCCAGCGCGTCAAGGACAAGGACGCCCAGGAGTACAACATTTCGGCCGCGCGCGCTGTGGCGGAAGCCGTACGCTCGACGCTCGGGCCGAAAGGGATGGACAAGATGCTCGTCGACTCGCTCGGCGACGTCACCGTCACAAACGACGGAGTCACCATCCTGACCGAAATGGACATCGACAACCCGACCGCCGAAATGATCGTCGAGGTCGCCGAAACCCAGGAGGACGAGGCCGGCGACGGCACGACCACGGCGGTCGCGATCGCGGGTGAACTGCTCAAGAACGCAGAGGATCTCCTCGAGCAGGACATCCACCCGACCGCGATCATCCGCGGATTCAACCTCGCCAGCGAGCGCGCACGCGAAGAAGTCGACGCCGTCGCGTCCGAGGTCGACCCCGACGACGAGGAACTGTTGCAATCGGTCGCCGAAACGTCGATGACCGGCAAGGGCGCCGAACTCGAGAAGGAAGTGCTCGCGGATCTGGTCGTCCGGGCGGTCGGACAGGTCACCGTGGAGGCCGACGACGGCTCCCACGTCGTCGATCTGGAGAACCTCAAGATCGAGACCCAGACCGGCCGGTCGGCGGGCGAGTCCGAGCTGCTTACGGGTGCGGTCATCGACAAGGATCCGGTCCACGACGACATGCCCACCGACTTCGATGACGCCCGGATCCTGCTCGTGAACGAGCCGATCGAGGTCGAAGAGACCGATGTCGACACGCAGGTCAGCATCGAGTCGCCCGACCAGCTCCAGAAGTTCCTCGACAAGGAGGAACAGCAGCTCCGAGAGAAGGTCGACCAGATCAAGGAGACGGGCGCGAACGTTGTCTTCTGTCAGAAGGGGATCGACGACCTCGCACAGCACTACCTCGCGAAGGAGGGCATCCTCGCTGTCCGCCGCACGAAGAAGTCCGACCTGAAGTTCCTCAAGAACGTTCTCGGGACGACGATCGTCACCGACCTCGACTCCGCAAGCGAGGCGGACGTCGCGGATGGGTCGGTCCGGCGCGACGAGGAAGGCGACCTGTTCTACGTGGAAGGGCCCGACTCCCACGGCGTCACGCTCCTGCTGCGCGGCTCGACGGACCACGTCGTCGACGAGCTCGAGCGAGGGATCGAGGACGCGATCGACGTCGTCGCCACCACCGTCTCGGACGGCCGCGTGCTGCCGGGCGGCGGCGCGATCGAAGTCGAACTCGCCCGTCGGCTGCGCGATTACGCCGACTCCGTCTCCGGGCGCGAACAGCTCGCAGTCGAGTCGTTCGCCGACGCTCTCGAGCTGGTTCCCCGCGTGCTCGCGGAGAACGCCGGGCTCGACAGCATCGATCTGCTCGTGGACCTGCGTGCGGCCCACGAGGCGGGCGACGAATCCGCCGGTCTGAACGCCTTTACCGGCGACGTCGAGGACACCTTCGATGCGGGCGTCGTCGAGCCTGCACACGCCAAGGAGCAGGCGATCTCTTCGGCCGCCGAAGCCGCCAACCTCGTGTTGAAAATCGACGACATCATCGCCGCCGGTGACCTCTCCACCGAAGGCGAGGAAGACGAGGCTGGGCCCGGTGCCGGCGGCATGGGCGGTATGGGCGGCATGGGCGGTATGGGCGGCGCGATGTGA